One segment of Phaeacidiphilus oryzae TH49 DNA contains the following:
- a CDS encoding ABC transporter ATP-binding protein has protein sequence MDEILLRVRDLRVAYPGGVPAVRGVDLELAAGQRLGLAGESGSGKSTLALALLRLLPPGTLVTGRAELHGQDLLGLPWGRLRAVRWAGASVVFQGAMHALNPVHRIGEQLAEPILLHERGVRRPAARRRAGELLEQVGLPAARARAYPHELSGGQRQRVMIAMALACSPDLVIADEPTTALDVMVQAQILELLGRLVGERGIGLLMISHDLAVLAETCDRIAVMYSGRIVEEGPAGSLFTDAAHPYSAALGSAFPRIGDPAARMRPRGLPGDPPDPLAPPPGCAFHPRCPSARPECARSDPALTAAGPGRRAACLLVGAGPAGPHVPRGLEEEEGSPA, from the coding sequence ATGGACGAGATCCTGCTGCGGGTCCGGGACCTGCGGGTGGCCTACCCCGGCGGGGTGCCCGCCGTCCGCGGGGTGGACCTGGAGCTGGCCGCCGGGCAGCGGCTGGGCCTGGCCGGGGAGTCCGGCTCGGGGAAGTCCACCCTGGCGCTGGCGCTGCTGCGGCTGCTGCCGCCGGGGACCCTGGTCACCGGGCGGGCCGAACTCCACGGGCAGGACCTCCTCGGCCTCCCGTGGGGGCGGCTGCGGGCGGTCCGCTGGGCCGGGGCCTCGGTGGTCTTCCAGGGTGCGATGCACGCCCTCAACCCGGTCCACCGGATCGGCGAGCAGCTCGCCGAGCCGATCCTCCTCCACGAGCGGGGCGTGCGGCGGCCGGCCGCCCGGCGGCGGGCCGGGGAGCTCCTCGAACAGGTCGGCCTGCCGGCGGCGCGGGCCCGGGCGTACCCCCACGAGCTCTCCGGCGGGCAGCGGCAGCGGGTGATGATCGCCATGGCGCTGGCCTGCTCGCCCGACCTGGTCATCGCCGACGAGCCGACCACCGCCCTGGACGTCATGGTGCAGGCGCAGATCCTGGAGCTGCTCGGCCGGCTGGTCGGGGAGCGCGGGATCGGGCTGCTGATGATCAGCCACGACCTGGCCGTCCTCGCCGAGACCTGCGACCGGATCGCGGTGATGTACTCCGGCCGGATCGTCGAGGAGGGCCCGGCGGGCTCGCTCTTCACCGACGCCGCCCACCCGTACAGCGCCGCGCTGGGCTCCGCCTTCCCCCGGATCGGCGACCCGGCGGCCCGGATGCGCCCTCGCGGCCTCCCCGGCGACCCGCCCGACCCTCTGGCGCCCCCACCGGGCTGCGCCTTCCATCCGCGCTGCCCGAGCGCCCGCCCGGAATGCGCCCGCTCCGACCCGGCGCTGACGGCGGCGGGCCCGGGCCGCCGTGCGGCCTGCCTGCTGGTCGGCGCGGGTCCGGCCGGGCCGCACGTGCCGCGCGGACTCGAAGAAGAGGAAGGGAGTCCGGCGTGA
- a CDS encoding pirin family protein, whose product MTPHSSPATGNPGEAGRSGTPGRSGTPGRSGTPGIDVRRAGARFRTLEEGRLDSRHSFSFSQHFDPENTHFGLLLACNEEVLAPGAGFDTHPHRETEIVTWVLAGALAHEDSAGHRGELRPGQVQRMSAGSGVRHSERNASAAEPVHYVQMWLAPDVHGGEPGYEQREVGGRLESGGWTVLASGRPRDEGTGAIGLRQRGAALHAARLGPGGSLPLPAGAAYLHLLVVSGEVTLDGDGDGGGSGAVPLAAGDAVRIRRSPEGLGVTAAASGGAELLAWEMDLDLRDLLG is encoded by the coding sequence GTGACGCCCCACTCCTCCCCCGCGACCGGCAACCCCGGCGAGGCCGGCAGGTCCGGCACGCCCGGCAGGTCCGGCACGCCCGGCAGGTCCGGCACGCCCGGCATCGACGTCCGGCGCGCCGGCGCCCGCTTCCGGACCCTGGAGGAGGGGCGGCTGGACTCCCGGCACTCGTTCTCCTTCTCCCAGCACTTCGACCCGGAGAACACCCACTTCGGTCTGCTGCTGGCATGCAACGAGGAGGTGCTCGCGCCCGGCGCCGGCTTCGACACCCATCCCCACCGCGAGACCGAGATCGTCACCTGGGTGCTGGCGGGCGCCCTCGCCCACGAGGACTCCGCGGGCCACCGGGGCGAGCTGCGGCCCGGCCAGGTGCAGCGGATGAGCGCGGGCAGCGGCGTCCGGCACAGCGAGCGCAACGCCTCCGCCGCCGAGCCGGTGCACTACGTGCAGATGTGGCTGGCGCCGGACGTCCACGGCGGCGAGCCCGGCTACGAGCAGCGGGAGGTCGGCGGCCGCCTGGAGTCCGGCGGCTGGACGGTGCTCGCCTCCGGGCGGCCCCGGGACGAGGGCACCGGCGCGATCGGCCTCCGGCAGCGCGGCGCCGCGCTCCACGCCGCCCGGCTCGGCCCGGGCGGATCACTGCCGCTGCCCGCCGGGGCCGCGTACCTCCATCTCCTCGTCGTGAGCGGCGAGGTGACCCTCGACGGCGACGGCGACGGCGGCGGCAGCGGCGCCGTGCCACTGGCCGCCGGCGACGCGGTGCGGATCCGCCGCTCCCCCGAGGGGCTCGGCGTCACGGCCGCGGCCAGCGGCGGCGCCGAACTCCTCGCCTGGGAGATGGACTTGGACCTCAGGGACCTGCTGGGCTGA
- a CDS encoding beta-glucosidase H, with the protein MSASSRSRRLRLATAAGAAVALCAGAGLPSAAASPPTGASPAASTASASTASTASCPWVGQSASPGTRAGEVLARMTLDEKIQMVHGIGMSTYVGIVPAISRLCVPALTLEDGPAGVADGMTGVTQLPAPVSLASTWDTGLAGRYGAVVGAEERGKGADVDLGPTINIVRDPRWGRAFETYSEDPYLTAQLGDADIEGVQSQGVLAVAKHFAVYNQEANRNSPADDAVVDQRTLHEIYLPQFESAVKQAGAASVMCSYSYINGSDACSDDQTLRQILKDDWKFTGPVMSDWWGTHSTADSANVGLDLEMPGGATDPYFDAALKAAVAAGQVPLSRVNDMVTRVLTEEFRFGLFDRPATGSPSATVTSAQHTAVARGVAEDGTVLLKDSAGLLPLSGAHARSIAVIGDDAGPDAVSGGGGSAHVTAPRLTTPYQGISSRAGSSADVRYAQGIAPLSEFTPVPAQDLSVPYLPGARYSATLTVPTTGDYVLSAANSASTYTPTTLSVEGRPLFTIGATPGDHAASELVHLTAGQHYPLAIDGPSTSLTWSDAATTARTIGAAAAEAKRSAVAVVFAGTPESEAMDRPTLGLGGGQDALISAVAKANPNTVVVLNTGSAVAMPWLKQVRGVFEAWYPGQEDGSAIAALLFGDADPSGKLPVTFPASLSDVPASTAAQWPGTDGQVRYSEGLGVGYRWYSGQHIAPLFAFGYGLSYTHFRLSDLRVASTGGRRGAVTLRADITDTGPRAGSDVVQAYVGDPGSTGEPPEQLKAFQKVSLSPGQTRTVTLTLDPRAFATWSTTANAWTVAPGTYRLMLGDSSTDLPLRAALTRAGGLVP; encoded by the coding sequence TTGTCCGCAAGTTCGCGTTCGCGCAGGCTCCGCCTCGCGACGGCCGCCGGCGCGGCGGTCGCGCTGTGCGCCGGGGCCGGGCTCCCGTCCGCCGCCGCCTCTCCGCCGACCGGCGCCTCCCCGGCCGCGTCCACCGCGTCTGCGTCCACCGCGTCCACCGCGTCCTGCCCGTGGGTCGGCCAGTCGGCGTCCCCCGGCACCCGCGCCGGCGAGGTCCTCGCCCGGATGACCCTGGACGAGAAGATCCAGATGGTGCACGGAATCGGCATGTCGACATACGTCGGCATCGTCCCGGCGATCAGCCGGCTCTGCGTCCCCGCGCTCACCCTGGAGGACGGCCCCGCCGGGGTCGCCGACGGGATGACCGGGGTCACCCAGCTCCCGGCCCCCGTCTCCCTCGCGTCCACCTGGGACACCGGACTGGCCGGCCGGTACGGCGCGGTGGTCGGCGCCGAGGAGCGCGGCAAGGGCGCCGACGTCGACCTCGGTCCGACCATCAACATCGTCCGCGACCCGCGCTGGGGCCGGGCCTTCGAGACCTACAGCGAGGACCCCTACCTCACCGCGCAGCTGGGCGACGCCGACATCGAGGGGGTGCAGAGCCAGGGCGTGCTGGCCGTGGCCAAGCACTTCGCGGTCTACAACCAGGAGGCGAACCGCAACAGCCCGGCCGACGACGCCGTCGTCGACCAGCGCACCCTCCACGAGATCTACCTGCCGCAGTTCGAGAGCGCCGTCAAGCAGGCCGGCGCCGCCTCGGTGATGTGCTCCTACAGCTACATCAACGGCTCCGACGCCTGCTCCGACGACCAGACGCTCCGTCAGATCCTCAAGGACGACTGGAAGTTCACCGGTCCGGTGATGTCCGACTGGTGGGGCACCCACTCCACCGCCGACTCCGCGAACGTCGGCCTCGACCTGGAGATGCCGGGCGGCGCCACCGACCCGTACTTCGACGCCGCGCTCAAGGCCGCGGTGGCGGCCGGGCAGGTGCCGCTCTCCCGGGTGAACGACATGGTGACCCGGGTGCTCACCGAGGAGTTCCGCTTCGGCCTCTTCGACCGGCCCGCCACCGGCTCGCCCTCCGCGACGGTGACCAGCGCCCAGCACACGGCGGTCGCCCGCGGCGTCGCCGAGGACGGCACGGTGCTGCTGAAGGACTCCGCCGGGCTGCTGCCGCTGAGCGGCGCCCACGCCCGCTCGATCGCCGTGATCGGCGACGACGCCGGGCCGGACGCGGTCAGCGGCGGAGGCGGCAGCGCGCATGTGACCGCCCCGCGGCTGACCACCCCGTACCAGGGGATCAGTTCCCGGGCGGGCTCCTCGGCCGACGTCCGGTACGCCCAGGGCATCGCCCCGCTCAGCGAGTTCACCCCCGTTCCGGCCCAGGACCTGAGCGTGCCGTACCTGCCGGGGGCGCGCTACTCGGCCACCCTGACCGTGCCGACGACCGGCGACTACGTCCTGTCCGCCGCCAACTCGGCCAGCACCTACACCCCGACCACCCTCTCCGTCGAGGGCAGGCCGCTCTTCACCATCGGCGCCACCCCCGGCGACCACGCCGCCTCCGAGCTGGTGCACCTGACCGCGGGTCAGCACTACCCGCTGGCCATCGACGGCCCCAGCACCTCCCTCACCTGGTCGGACGCGGCCACCACCGCGCGGACCATCGGCGCGGCGGCGGCCGAGGCGAAGCGGTCCGCGGTGGCGGTGGTCTTCGCCGGCACGCCGGAGTCCGAGGCCATGGACCGCCCGACGCTGGGCCTCGGCGGCGGACAGGACGCGCTGATCTCGGCGGTGGCCAAGGCCAACCCGAACACCGTGGTCGTCCTCAACACCGGCTCCGCCGTCGCCATGCCGTGGCTGAAGCAGGTCCGCGGGGTCTTCGAGGCCTGGTACCCGGGGCAGGAGGACGGCTCGGCGATCGCCGCCCTCCTCTTCGGCGACGCCGACCCGTCCGGCAAGCTCCCGGTCACCTTCCCGGCGAGCCTCTCCGACGTGCCGGCGTCGACCGCCGCGCAGTGGCCGGGCACGGACGGGCAGGTGCGGTACTCCGAGGGCCTGGGCGTGGGCTACCGGTGGTACAGCGGGCAGCACATCGCCCCGCTCTTCGCCTTCGGCTACGGCCTCTCCTACACCCACTTCCGCCTCAGCGACCTCCGGGTGGCCTCCACCGGAGGGAGGCGGGGGGCGGTGACCCTGCGAGCCGACATCACCGACACCGGTCCGCGCGCCGGATCCGACGTCGTCCAGGCCTACGTGGGCGATCCGGGCTCCACGGGCGAGCCGCCGGAGCAGCTGAAGGCCTTTCAGAAGGTCTCCCTCTCCCCCGGCCAGACCCGCACCGTCACCCTCACCCTGGACCCGCGCGCCTTCGCCACCTGGTCCACGACGGCCAACGCCTGGACCGTCGCCCCGGGGACGTACCGGCTGATGCTGGGCGACTCCTCCACCGACCTCCCGCTCCGGGCGGCGCTCACCCGCGCCGGGGGCCTCGTCCCGTGA
- a CDS encoding histidine phosphatase family protein: MGELVLIRHGETEWSRSGQHTGWTDLPLTAHGEQQARALRPLLAGRRIARVLASPLGRAQRTAELAGLTPDRVKFETTPDLHEWDYGGYEGVSTDEIHRTRPDWYLWTDGVAPGPPDHPGETVEEVGARVDRVLAYVGDALADDRGGDRGDDWGDDRGGDVVLVAHSHVLRVLTARRLGLPASAGALFRLDTAALSTLGLEHGRPVVTGWNIHP; encoded by the coding sequence ATGGGCGAACTCGTCCTGATCCGGCACGGCGAGACCGAATGGAGCCGGAGCGGACAGCACACCGGCTGGACCGACCTCCCGCTCACCGCCCACGGCGAGCAGCAGGCCCGCGCCCTCCGCCCGCTGCTGGCCGGCCGCCGGATCGCCCGCGTCCTGGCCAGCCCGCTCGGCCGCGCCCAGCGCACGGCCGAGCTGGCCGGGCTCACCCCCGACCGGGTGAAGTTCGAGACCACGCCCGACCTCCACGAATGGGACTACGGCGGCTACGAGGGCGTCAGCACCGACGAGATCCACCGCACCCGGCCCGACTGGTACCTGTGGACCGACGGCGTGGCCCCGGGCCCGCCGGACCACCCGGGCGAGACGGTCGAGGAGGTCGGGGCGCGTGTCGACCGCGTGCTGGCCTACGTCGGCGACGCCCTCGCCGACGACCGGGGCGGGGACCGGGGAGACGACTGGGGCGACGACCGGGGCGGGGACGTGGTGCTGGTCGCCCACTCCCACGTCCTCCGCGTCCTCACCGCCCGCCGCCTCGGCCTCCCGGCCTCCGCCGGCGCCCTCTTCCGCCTGGACACCGCGGCCCTCAGCACCCTCGGCCTGGAACACGGCCGCCCGGTCGTCACCGGCTGGAACATCCACCCCTGA
- a CDS encoding class I SAM-dependent methyltransferase: MRTGYQGTGPGAITPDGCAVELYARLPVRDEPDIIAGAVPAGAHILELGCGVGRVTHALLERGFTVTAVDESAEMLARVRGAARKIQSPIESLDLDQRFDVVMLASFLVHAGDPEVRRGLLRTCAKHVAEGGCVLIQREGEGWHDNLPRERVDPAGYTARIVSSTPVGDDGVHSVHAEYDFPDAGWTQTFLCKLLTTPEFESLLSEAGLTVDKYLTGDGTWVLCRRVGEIG, encoded by the coding sequence ATGCGAACGGGATACCAGGGCACCGGCCCCGGGGCGATCACCCCGGACGGCTGCGCCGTCGAGCTGTACGCGCGGCTGCCGGTACGGGACGAGCCGGACATCATCGCGGGGGCGGTGCCGGCCGGCGCGCACATCCTCGAACTCGGTTGCGGGGTGGGGCGGGTGACCCACGCCCTGCTCGAACGGGGCTTCACCGTCACGGCGGTGGACGAGTCGGCGGAGATGCTCGCGCGGGTACGCGGCGCCGCGCGCAAGATCCAGAGCCCGATCGAGAGCCTCGACCTCGACCAGCGGTTCGACGTGGTGATGCTGGCGTCGTTCCTGGTGCACGCGGGGGACCCGGAGGTGCGGCGGGGGCTGCTCCGTACCTGCGCGAAGCATGTCGCCGAGGGCGGCTGCGTGCTGATCCAGCGCGAGGGCGAGGGCTGGCACGACAACCTCCCGCGCGAGCGGGTCGACCCGGCGGGCTACACGGCCCGGATCGTCTCCTCCACCCCGGTCGGCGACGACGGCGTCCACTCGGTCCACGCGGAGTACGACTTCCCGGACGCCGGCTGGACCCAGACCTTCCTCTGCAAACTCCTCACCACCCCCGAATTCGAGTCCCTCCTCTCCGAGGCGGGCCTCACGGTGGACAAGTACCTGACGGGTGACGGCACTTGGGTTCTATGCCGGCGGGTGGGGGAGATCGGCTGA
- a CDS encoding Clp protease N-terminal domain-containing protein yields the protein MFDRFTELAKRAVVASQDVAIALGHDFIGTEHILIGLAQTAGTASEVLRAHGVELERVRDETVRLLTEAGVPATGGQPAKEALASLGIDVAEIQRRADDEFGPGQFQFPRPAYTPHAKKALEMTVHEAAALGHPMRIDTEDMLLGLLAAGEGVGIQVLEALEVDTAALRRSVLDRATGEAGDTGGTEAG from the coding sequence GTGTTCGACCGTTTCACGGAGCTCGCCAAGCGAGCGGTGGTGGCCTCACAGGACGTGGCCATCGCACTGGGCCACGACTTCATCGGCACCGAGCACATCCTCATCGGCCTGGCACAGACCGCCGGCACCGCGAGCGAGGTACTGCGCGCCCACGGTGTGGAGCTGGAACGGGTGCGCGACGAGACGGTGCGGCTGCTCACCGAGGCGGGCGTCCCCGCCACCGGCGGCCAGCCTGCCAAGGAGGCCCTGGCCTCGCTCGGCATCGATGTGGCCGAGATCCAGCGCCGGGCCGACGACGAGTTCGGGCCGGGCCAGTTCCAGTTCCCCCGCCCCGCCTACACCCCGCACGCCAAGAAGGCGCTGGAGATGACGGTGCACGAGGCCGCCGCGCTGGGGCATCCGATGCGGATCGACACCGAAGACATGCTGCTCGGCCTGCTGGCGGCGGGTGAGGGTGTCGGCATCCAGGTGCTGGAGGCGCTGGAGGTCGACACCGCCGCCCTGCGGCGCTCGGTCCTCGACCGCGCCACCGGGGAGGCCGGGGACACTGGGGGCACCGAGGCCGGATAG